A stretch of Streptomyces vietnamensis DNA encodes these proteins:
- a CDS encoding universal stress protein, with translation MGGEVPDVRLTHEVLIGSPVETLADAAEHALAVVVGRRGRGGYSGMRLGSVVHGLLHRAHCPVITVPAE, from the coding sequence ATGGGCGGAGAAGTACCCGACGTCCGGCTCACCCACGAGGTCCTCATCGGCTCGCCCGTCGAGACCCTTGCGGACGCAGCCGAGCACGCCCTGGCCGTCGTCGTCGGCCGCCGTGGCCGGGGCGGATACTCGGGAATGCGCCTCGGCTCCGTCGTCCACGGGCTCCTGCACCGCGCCCACTGCCCGGTGATCACCGTCCCTGCCGAGTGA
- a CDS encoding cation-transporting P-type ATPase: MSAGAATGLTAAEAARRLADTGPDEVAARKSPRLHTRVLAQLRDPPIMVLLGAVVLTLAIGDHPDAIVVALVVVVNTTVGVAQEVRADNAVAALSALSAPHARVRRDGAVRDLLAARLLRTAFRAPGPAGTAGASGLP; the protein is encoded by the coding sequence CTGTCGGCCGGCGCGGCAACCGGCCTCACCGCTGCAGAGGCCGCCCGCCGGCTAGCCGACACCGGACCCGACGAGGTGGCGGCGAGGAAGTCCCCGCGGCTCCACACCCGTGTCCTGGCACAGCTGCGAGACCCACCGATCATGGTGCTGCTTGGGGCCGTCGTGCTCACGCTCGCCATCGGTGACCATCCCGACGCGATCGTCGTCGCTCTGGTCGTCGTCGTGAACACGACGGTCGGCGTCGCCCAGGAGGTTCGGGCCGACAACGCCGTCGCCGCCCTCTCGGCCCTGAGCGCCCCGCACGCGCGCGTGCGGCGCGACGGCGCCGTCCGCGACTTGCTCGCCGCGCGGCTCCTCCGGACGGCGTTCCGGGCGCCCGGCCCAGCAGGAACGGCCGGGGCATCCGGACTACCGTGA
- a CDS encoding GAF domain-containing protein → MGRENTGSADTRLPRLRLDELLDELQARIDEVRGTRDRLQGLLEAVMSVGRGLDLPQVLRGIVEAAVALVDAEYGALGVIGDGRKLSEFVPVGIDDDVRERIGALPSGHGILGELIRNPEPLRLPELSEHPASYGFPAHHPPMHTFLGVPIRVRDEVFGNLYLTEKRGGADFDAEDEAVVTTLAVAAGIAIENARLYEEGRLRQRWLAASSDFTSALLSGAEETEVLGGMLERAVDTADADIGVFYLVGPGGELRGSLASGEGAGAHRGVVLPSVEGTLAAAALARDGLVTVADVGNEPRITVQPERWKGFGPAVAVTVGTKERLSGVLILARSAGRSPFTGVETSVLPGFAGQAALALELADRRRDAEQVSLLEDRDRIARDLHDLAIQRLFATGMTLQSARRFVEHPEAVDRLTRAIDDLDSTIKIIRSTIFGLREHDTPGTAPRLRNRVVKAVDAAVPTLGFAPALRMEGLLDTDVPPEVADEVVAVIGEALTNVARHADARRAEVAVVAEEGVLTVTVSDDGVGVRPGGARSGLRNLAERAERLHGELSIRARPEPTGGTLLEWRVPLLTQRD, encoded by the coding sequence ATGGGCCGGGAGAACACCGGGTCCGCGGACACGCGGCTGCCACGACTGAGACTGGACGAACTCCTCGACGAGCTGCAGGCGCGCATCGACGAGGTCCGGGGCACCAGGGACCGGCTCCAGGGGCTCCTGGAAGCGGTCATGTCGGTCGGTCGCGGGCTCGACCTGCCGCAGGTGCTGCGCGGCATCGTGGAGGCGGCGGTGGCCCTGGTGGACGCCGAGTACGGGGCCCTGGGCGTCATCGGCGACGGCCGGAAGCTCTCCGAATTCGTCCCCGTCGGCATCGACGACGATGTGCGCGAGCGGATCGGCGCCCTGCCGTCCGGCCACGGCATCCTCGGCGAGCTGATCCGGAACCCCGAGCCGCTGCGCCTCCCGGAGCTGTCCGAGCACCCTGCCTCGTACGGCTTCCCTGCCCACCATCCGCCGATGCACACGTTCCTCGGCGTCCCGATCCGCGTGCGCGACGAGGTGTTCGGGAACCTCTACCTCACCGAGAAGCGCGGCGGGGCCGACTTCGACGCGGAGGACGAGGCCGTCGTCACGACCCTGGCGGTCGCGGCCGGCATCGCCATCGAGAACGCCCGCCTCTACGAGGAGGGACGGCTGCGTCAGCGCTGGCTGGCCGCGAGCTCCGACTTCACCAGCGCTCTCCTGTCCGGCGCGGAGGAGACCGAGGTCCTCGGCGGCATGCTGGAGCGCGCCGTGGACACCGCCGACGCCGACATCGGGGTCTTCTACCTGGTCGGACCGGGCGGTGAGCTCCGTGGATCCCTGGCCAGCGGGGAGGGCGCCGGGGCACACCGGGGTGTCGTGCTGCCCAGTGTCGAGGGAACCCTCGCCGCCGCGGCCCTGGCCCGGGACGGTCTGGTCACCGTGGCCGACGTCGGGAACGAACCCCGCATCACGGTGCAGCCCGAACGCTGGAAGGGATTCGGGCCGGCGGTGGCCGTCACCGTGGGCACGAAGGAACGACTCAGCGGTGTGCTGATCCTGGCGCGGTCCGCGGGACGCTCCCCCTTCACGGGCGTGGAGACCAGCGTCCTGCCCGGCTTCGCCGGTCAGGCGGCCCTCGCCCTCGAACTGGCCGACCGGCGACGCGACGCCGAGCAGGTCAGCCTCCTGGAAGACCGCGACCGGATCGCCCGCGACCTGCACGACCTGGCGATCCAGCGGCTGTTCGCCACCGGTATGACCCTGCAGAGTGCTCGCCGGTTCGTCGAGCACCCGGAGGCCGTGGACCGGCTGACCCGGGCGATCGACGACCTGGACTCCACCATCAAGATCATCCGCTCGACCATCTTCGGACTGCGGGAACACGACACTCCCGGGACGGCACCGAGGCTCAGGAACCGCGTCGTGAAGGCGGTCGACGCGGCCGTGCCGACGCTCGGATTCGCCCCTGCGCTGCGGATGGAAGGCCTCCTCGACACGGACGTGCCGCCCGAGGTGGCCGACGAGGTGGTCGCGGTCATCGGCGAGGCCCTCACCAACGTGGCGCGCCACGCGGACGCACGCCGCGCGGAGGTGGCGGTCGTCGCCGAGGAAGGCGTCCTGACGGTGACGGTGAGCGACGACGGAGTGGGC